Proteins encoded in a region of the Neodiprion lecontei isolate iyNeoLeco1 chromosome 5, iyNeoLeco1.1, whole genome shotgun sequence genome:
- the LOC107226822 gene encoding gamma-1-syntrophin isoform X3, whose translation MRINPSKMSTPIEEKIYQNLKVRTGMVTVSDGKSKPIPMRLHLSMEVLKLQREDTEAMNHNKPPLDAKERMVQITRQKIGGLGLSIKGGAEHKLPVLISRIYKGQAADQCGQLFVGDAIIKVNGEYITACHHDDAVNILRNAGDLVVLTVKHYRAAKPFLQKNAEKEEKLDNASSEVAEDGWISPSRRSGSPRCGHSRHSSNASSTSIQDKKWLDIITVPLMMAYVTRYIFGTDKLRRNAFEVRGLNGSRTGVIHCDDSAILSQWLKFITDNVTGVTHLQMKLYNRNFSVGERIEYMGWVNEAVSNSNQPWQSYRPRFLALKGPDLLLFETPPCNIGDWSRCALTFKVYQTMFRVMKESENVDERQHCFLAQSPGKSPRYLSVETRQELLRVEAAWHTAVCSAVTHLKSQTFPVTFSGRSSTLTLEWTQGFTLAYENGSEIIWKYKFSQLRGSSDDGKSRLKLHFQEPETIAIETKELECTQLQNLLFCMHAFLTAKVAAVDPTFLTSTTP comes from the exons ATGAGAATCAACCCGAGTAAGATGAGCACTCCGATCGAGGAGAAGATATACCAGAACCTTAAG GTTCGGACTGGTATGGTGACTGTGAGCGATGGAAAGAGCAAGCCGATTCCTATGCGGTTACATCTCTCGATGGAGGTTCTCAAGCTGCAGCGAGAGGACACTGAG GCTATGAATCACAACAAGCCGCCATTAGACGCGAAGGAAAGAATGGTTCAGATAACCAGACAGAAGATAGGAGGACTGGGACTCAGCATAAAAGGAGGTGCTGAGCACAAACTTCCGGTTCTCATATCCAGGATTTATAAGGGTCAAGCCGCTGATCAGTGCGGTCAACTTTTCGTCGGCGATGCCATCATCAAAG TGAATGGGGAGTACATTACGGCTTGCCATCACGACGACGCTGTAAACATATTGAGGAACGCTGGGGACTTGGTGGTTCTTACGGTGAAGCATTATCGGGCGGCAAAGCCGTTTCTACAGAAGAATG CagaaaaggaggaaaaacTGGATAATGCCAGCAGCGAGGTTGCAGAAGACGGTTGGATTTCACCTAGCAGAAGATCAGGCAGTCCCAGATGTGGCCATAGCAGACACAGCTCGAACGCCTCCTCTACTTCAATTCAGGACAAAAAATGGCTGGATATCATAACCG TCCCTCTGATGATGGCGTACGTAACGAGATACATATTTGGTACGGACAAACTGAGACGAAACGCGTTCGAAGTGCGTGGTTTGAACGGTTCAAGAACCGGAGTAATTCACTGTGACGACAGCGCGATTTTGAGCCAGTGGCTGAAATTCATCACCGACAACGTGACGGGTGTGACGCATCTGCAG ATGAAACTGTACAACCGCAACTTCAGCGTTGGCGAACGGATCGAGTACATGGGATGGGTGAACGAGGCTGTGAGTAATAGTAACCAACCCTGGCAGAGCTATAGGCCAAGATTTCTGGCGTTGAAAGGCCCAGATTTATTGCTGTTCGAAACGCCGCCG TGCAATATAGGCGACTGGTCTCGCTGCGCGTTGACGTTCAAAGTTTATCAGACGATGTTCAGGGTGATGAAAGAGTCCGAAAACGTCGACGAGAGGCAGCATTGTTTCCTCGCCCAGAGTCCTGGAAAATCGCCGCGTTATTTGAGCGTTGAAACGAGGCAGGAACTTTTGAGGGTCGAAGCGGCTTGGCACACGGCAGTTTGCTCAGCAGTGACGCATCTCAAA AGTCAGACTTTCCCGGTGACATTTAGCGGCCGGAGTTCAACCCTAACTTTGGAATGGACTCAGGGTTTCACGCTTGCCTACGAAAACGGGAGTGAAATAATATGGAAGTACAAATTCTCCCAGCTTCGAGGCTCCAGTGACGACGGCAAAAGTCGTCTGAAGCTCCACTTTCAGGAGCCTGAAACTATCGCGATCGAGACTAAG GAACTGGAATGCACTCAGCTACAGAATCTCCTCTTCTGCATGCACGCGTTTTTGACAGCAAAAGTGGCAGCCGTAGATCCGACATTCCTAACATCCACAACTCCGTAA
- the LOC107226821 gene encoding hemocyte protein-glutamine gamma-glutamyltransferase, whose product MVVLHTALSVKTVDLCEKENAKLHRTDGYELVTMDPPTPVLRRGQLFKLKLRFNRPFVKESDIVRIFFSFGSRPDVMRGTKGIVTVDDKTSFLANSETWQVRVTDMRSENVSLEVQSPADSPVGVWKMRIDTTVSGVEKTVNTYEVDSDIYLLFNPWVKDDLVYMDDEKLLEEYVMNDTGKIWLGTEKQHRGRGWVFGQFEDCVLPACELMLKRSEIKDAARGDPIKMSRAISRIINANDDGGVVVGRWDSKYDGGVSPSTWTGSVPILKKFLETKESVGWGQCWVYSGVATTVCRALGLPARSVTNLTSAHDGDNTLTIDRYFNSHYEYLYQDPITGKQFVDMVWNFHVWNEVWMARPDLPMGYGGWQAIDATPQEQSDGMYQCGPASIEAIRQGAVGFNYDIPFMVSTVNADVIHWIEDRRSESGWRKISCSKSEVGRMILTKAPFVFDPNGDGDREDITFHYKAREGTREERFALYRAARSLNGARKIYAIPEKAEEDCEFTLVDLDTVNIGEPFSLEVNIKNYSHEPRTFHANLTIRSVYYNGNPGNMVRAVTTRFTVSPHEREVLRLPVTADQYLEKLVEYCHMKLSAVINVVETNQTWVGEDDFRVVKPTIAIETAKTLIVGKPADMSLKFENPLKELLTDCEINFDSSGFIKTKEMRFRDVAPGGTVQAKYQVIPHKTGKHNLVVTFVSKQLCDISGMATVEVINELGNLTQ is encoded by the exons ATGGTTGTTCTACATACAGCATTGAGTGTGAAAACCGTTGACCTGTGCGAAAAGGAAAATGCAAAGCTCCACCGCACCGATGGCTACGAACTTGTCACCATGGATCCACCGACGCCGGTTCTACGACGTGGCCAATTGTTCAAACTGAAACTACGCTTCAACCGTCCATTCGTTAAAGAATCGGACATTGTTCGTATTTTCTTCAGCTTTGGATCTCGTCCAGACGTGATGAGAGGTACCAAAGGAATTGTCACCGTCGATGACAAAACTTCTTTTCTGGCCAATTCGGAGACCTGGCAGGTCAGGGTAACCGATATGAGGTCAGAAAATGTCTCACTCGAGGTTCAAAGTCCGGCGGACAGTCCGGTCGGAGTTTGGAAAATGAGGATAGATACGACTGTATCAGGTGTTGAAAAAACCGTCAATACTTACGAAGTTGACAGCGACATCTATCTGCTGTTTAATCCATGGGTGAAGG ATGATCTTGTTTACATGGACGACGAAAAACTACTCGAAGAGTACGTGATGAACGACACGGGTAAAATCTGGCTGGGAACCGAGAAACAACACAGAGGCAGAGGATGGGTTTTTGGTCAATTCGAGGACTGCGTGCTTCCAGCGTGTGAATTGATGCTGAAGAGATCCGAAATCAAGGACGCGGCTCGAGGAGACCCAATCAAAATGTCCAGAGCAATATCTAGAATC ATCAACGCGAATGATGATGGAGGAGTTGTAGTCGGTCGATGGGATAGTAAATACGATGGCGGAGTTTCTCCGTCCACGTGGACAGGAAGTGTCCCAATATTGAAGAAGTTTCTGGAAACCAAAGAATCTGTTGGTTGGGGTCAATGCTGGGTATACTCAGGAGTCGCGACCACCGTTTGCAGAGCATTGGGATTGCCTGCAAGGTCCGTTACGAATTTGACCTCAGCGCACGACGGCGACAATACGTTGACCATCGACCGTTACTTTAACAGTCACTACGAGTATCTGTATCAAGATCCAATCACTGGGAAACAATTCGTCGACATGGTCTGGAACTTTCACGTCTGGAACGAGGTCTGGATGGCCAGGCCGGATCTGCCCATGGGTTACGGTGGCTGGCAGGCCATTGACGCAACACCTCAGGAACAGTCTGATGGCATGTACCAATGCGGTCCGGCTTCCATCGAGGCGATCAGGCAAGGCGCCGTTGGCTTCAATTATGACATTCCCTTTATGGTGTCGACCGTCAACGCTGACGTTATACATTGGATAGAAGACAGGCGAAGTGAATCTGGTTGGAGGAAGATTAGCTGCTCCAAATCCGA GGTTGGACGTATGATCTTGACCAAAGCGCCTTTTGTGTTTGACCCGAACGGCGATGGAGACCGAGAGGATATCACTTTTCATTACAAAGCTAGAGAGG GTACAAGGGAGGAGCGGTTTGCTCTGTACAGGGCTGCTCGTAGTTTGAATGGTGCGAGGAAAATTTACGCGATTCCTGAGAAAGCCGAGGAAGATTGTGAATTCACTCTGGTTGATCTCGACACAGTGAATATCGGAGAACCTTTTTCACTTGAGGTCAATATAAAGAATTATTCTCACGAGCCACGAACCTTCCATGCGAACTTGACAATCAGAAGCGTGTACTACAACGGTAATCCAGGAAACATGGTGAGAGCAGTGACTACACGTTTTACTGTTTCTCCCCATGAAC GTGAAGTGCTTCGCTTGCCTGTCACCGCTGATCAGTATCTGGAAAAACTAGTGGAGTACTGCCACATGAAGTTGTCCGCCGTGATCAATGTCGTAGAAACTAACCAAACTTGGGTCGGTGAGGACGATTTCCGGGTCGTGAAACCGACTATCGCAATAGAG accGCGAAAACACTGATTGTTGGAAAGCCAGCAGATATGTCACTTAAATTCGAGAACCCCTTGAAAGAGTTGCTGACCGACTGTGAAATCAACTTCGATAGTTCAGGGTTTATCAAGACCAAGGAGATGAGATTCAGAGATGTTGCTCCAGGCGGAACGGTTCAAGCAAAATATCAAGTCATCCCACACAAAACTGGAAAACACAACCTTGTGGTCACCTTTGTGTCCAAACAACTTTGCGATATCAGTGGGATGGCAACTGTCGAAGTTATCAACGAACTGGGAAACTTGACCCAATAA
- the LOC107226822 gene encoding gamma-1-syntrophin isoform X2, translating into MRINPSKMSTPIEEKIYQNLKVRTGMVTVSDGKSKPIPMRLHLSMEVLKLQREDTEQAMNHNKPPLDAKERMVQITRQKIGGLGLSIKGGAEHKLPVLISRIYKGQAADQCGQLFVGDAIIKVNGEYITACHHDDAVNILRNAGDLVVLTVKHYRAAKPFLQKNEKEEKLDNASSEVAEDGWISPSRRSGSPRCGHSRHSSNASSTSIQDKKWLDIITVPLMMAYVTRYIFGTDKLRRNAFEVRGLNGSRTGVIHCDDSAILSQWLKFITDNVTGVTHLQMKLYNRNFSVGERIEYMGWVNEAVSNSNQPWQSYRPRFLALKGPDLLLFETPPCNIGDWSRCALTFKVYQTMFRVMKESENVDERQHCFLAQSPGKSPRYLSVETRQELLRVEAAWHTAVCSAVTHLKSQTFPVTFSGRSSTLTLEWTQGFTLAYENGSEIIWKYKFSQLRGSSDDGKSRLKLHFQEPETIAIETKELECTQLQNLLFCMHAFLTAKVAAVDPTFLTSTTP; encoded by the exons ATGAGAATCAACCCGAGTAAGATGAGCACTCCGATCGAGGAGAAGATATACCAGAACCTTAAG GTTCGGACTGGTATGGTGACTGTGAGCGATGGAAAGAGCAAGCCGATTCCTATGCGGTTACATCTCTCGATGGAGGTTCTCAAGCTGCAGCGAGAGGACACTGAG CAGGCTATGAATCACAACAAGCCGCCATTAGACGCGAAGGAAAGAATGGTTCAGATAACCAGACAGAAGATAGGAGGACTGGGACTCAGCATAAAAGGAGGTGCTGAGCACAAACTTCCGGTTCTCATATCCAGGATTTATAAGGGTCAAGCCGCTGATCAGTGCGGTCAACTTTTCGTCGGCGATGCCATCATCAAAG TGAATGGGGAGTACATTACGGCTTGCCATCACGACGACGCTGTAAACATATTGAGGAACGCTGGGGACTTGGTGGTTCTTACGGTGAAGCATTATCGGGCGGCAAAGCCGTTTCTACAGAAGAATG aaaaggaggaaaaacTGGATAATGCCAGCAGCGAGGTTGCAGAAGACGGTTGGATTTCACCTAGCAGAAGATCAGGCAGTCCCAGATGTGGCCATAGCAGACACAGCTCGAACGCCTCCTCTACTTCAATTCAGGACAAAAAATGGCTGGATATCATAACCG TCCCTCTGATGATGGCGTACGTAACGAGATACATATTTGGTACGGACAAACTGAGACGAAACGCGTTCGAAGTGCGTGGTTTGAACGGTTCAAGAACCGGAGTAATTCACTGTGACGACAGCGCGATTTTGAGCCAGTGGCTGAAATTCATCACCGACAACGTGACGGGTGTGACGCATCTGCAG ATGAAACTGTACAACCGCAACTTCAGCGTTGGCGAACGGATCGAGTACATGGGATGGGTGAACGAGGCTGTGAGTAATAGTAACCAACCCTGGCAGAGCTATAGGCCAAGATTTCTGGCGTTGAAAGGCCCAGATTTATTGCTGTTCGAAACGCCGCCG TGCAATATAGGCGACTGGTCTCGCTGCGCGTTGACGTTCAAAGTTTATCAGACGATGTTCAGGGTGATGAAAGAGTCCGAAAACGTCGACGAGAGGCAGCATTGTTTCCTCGCCCAGAGTCCTGGAAAATCGCCGCGTTATTTGAGCGTTGAAACGAGGCAGGAACTTTTGAGGGTCGAAGCGGCTTGGCACACGGCAGTTTGCTCAGCAGTGACGCATCTCAAA AGTCAGACTTTCCCGGTGACATTTAGCGGCCGGAGTTCAACCCTAACTTTGGAATGGACTCAGGGTTTCACGCTTGCCTACGAAAACGGGAGTGAAATAATATGGAAGTACAAATTCTCCCAGCTTCGAGGCTCCAGTGACGACGGCAAAAGTCGTCTGAAGCTCCACTTTCAGGAGCCTGAAACTATCGCGATCGAGACTAAG GAACTGGAATGCACTCAGCTACAGAATCTCCTCTTCTGCATGCACGCGTTTTTGACAGCAAAAGTGGCAGCCGTAGATCCGACATTCCTAACATCCACAACTCCGTAA
- the LOC107226822 gene encoding gamma-1-syntrophin isoform X1, protein MRINPSKMSTPIEEKIYQNLKVRTGMVTVSDGKSKPIPMRLHLSMEVLKLQREDTEQAMNHNKPPLDAKERMVQITRQKIGGLGLSIKGGAEHKLPVLISRIYKGQAADQCGQLFVGDAIIKVNGEYITACHHDDAVNILRNAGDLVVLTVKHYRAAKPFLQKNAEKEEKLDNASSEVAEDGWISPSRRSGSPRCGHSRHSSNASSTSIQDKKWLDIITVPLMMAYVTRYIFGTDKLRRNAFEVRGLNGSRTGVIHCDDSAILSQWLKFITDNVTGVTHLQMKLYNRNFSVGERIEYMGWVNEAVSNSNQPWQSYRPRFLALKGPDLLLFETPPCNIGDWSRCALTFKVYQTMFRVMKESENVDERQHCFLAQSPGKSPRYLSVETRQELLRVEAAWHTAVCSAVTHLKSQTFPVTFSGRSSTLTLEWTQGFTLAYENGSEIIWKYKFSQLRGSSDDGKSRLKLHFQEPETIAIETKELECTQLQNLLFCMHAFLTAKVAAVDPTFLTSTTP, encoded by the exons ATGAGAATCAACCCGAGTAAGATGAGCACTCCGATCGAGGAGAAGATATACCAGAACCTTAAG GTTCGGACTGGTATGGTGACTGTGAGCGATGGAAAGAGCAAGCCGATTCCTATGCGGTTACATCTCTCGATGGAGGTTCTCAAGCTGCAGCGAGAGGACACTGAG CAGGCTATGAATCACAACAAGCCGCCATTAGACGCGAAGGAAAGAATGGTTCAGATAACCAGACAGAAGATAGGAGGACTGGGACTCAGCATAAAAGGAGGTGCTGAGCACAAACTTCCGGTTCTCATATCCAGGATTTATAAGGGTCAAGCCGCTGATCAGTGCGGTCAACTTTTCGTCGGCGATGCCATCATCAAAG TGAATGGGGAGTACATTACGGCTTGCCATCACGACGACGCTGTAAACATATTGAGGAACGCTGGGGACTTGGTGGTTCTTACGGTGAAGCATTATCGGGCGGCAAAGCCGTTTCTACAGAAGAATG CagaaaaggaggaaaaacTGGATAATGCCAGCAGCGAGGTTGCAGAAGACGGTTGGATTTCACCTAGCAGAAGATCAGGCAGTCCCAGATGTGGCCATAGCAGACACAGCTCGAACGCCTCCTCTACTTCAATTCAGGACAAAAAATGGCTGGATATCATAACCG TCCCTCTGATGATGGCGTACGTAACGAGATACATATTTGGTACGGACAAACTGAGACGAAACGCGTTCGAAGTGCGTGGTTTGAACGGTTCAAGAACCGGAGTAATTCACTGTGACGACAGCGCGATTTTGAGCCAGTGGCTGAAATTCATCACCGACAACGTGACGGGTGTGACGCATCTGCAG ATGAAACTGTACAACCGCAACTTCAGCGTTGGCGAACGGATCGAGTACATGGGATGGGTGAACGAGGCTGTGAGTAATAGTAACCAACCCTGGCAGAGCTATAGGCCAAGATTTCTGGCGTTGAAAGGCCCAGATTTATTGCTGTTCGAAACGCCGCCG TGCAATATAGGCGACTGGTCTCGCTGCGCGTTGACGTTCAAAGTTTATCAGACGATGTTCAGGGTGATGAAAGAGTCCGAAAACGTCGACGAGAGGCAGCATTGTTTCCTCGCCCAGAGTCCTGGAAAATCGCCGCGTTATTTGAGCGTTGAAACGAGGCAGGAACTTTTGAGGGTCGAAGCGGCTTGGCACACGGCAGTTTGCTCAGCAGTGACGCATCTCAAA AGTCAGACTTTCCCGGTGACATTTAGCGGCCGGAGTTCAACCCTAACTTTGGAATGGACTCAGGGTTTCACGCTTGCCTACGAAAACGGGAGTGAAATAATATGGAAGTACAAATTCTCCCAGCTTCGAGGCTCCAGTGACGACGGCAAAAGTCGTCTGAAGCTCCACTTTCAGGAGCCTGAAACTATCGCGATCGAGACTAAG GAACTGGAATGCACTCAGCTACAGAATCTCCTCTTCTGCATGCACGCGTTTTTGACAGCAAAAGTGGCAGCCGTAGATCCGACATTCCTAACATCCACAACTCCGTAA